The DNA window GGGAAAGGGAGTCTCCTTCATGGAGGACAAGCCCGACTATCACGGCAAAGCCGCTTCGGGCGACCTCTACCGGCAAGCGATGAAAGAGCTGGGACAGCCGGATCTCGTCGCGTTGGCCGCGGAACACAAAAAAGCGAAGTTCAGCGCCGCGCGCGCCCTCGAACCGCTTGGAGCGGCGCTCGATCTGGGCGCGCCGAAGGTCTACGGCCCAGCCGACACGACGGACAACCGTTCGGCCTTCGGCTCGGCGCTGGCCGAAGTCGGGCAGCTCAACTACAAAAAGGCCGGGCGCACTCCCGTGCTCGTTTTCGACTGCGATCTCGCCGGTTCCGTCAAGACCGGCGAATTCGCGAAAAAATGCCCGGACAGCTTCATCCAGTGCGGCATTCAGGAGAACAACACGGCCACGGCCGCCGGCGCGGCGTCCGCCGGCGGCGTTGTGTCCGTCTGGGCGGACTTCGGCGTTTTCGGCCTGGCGGAAGCCTACAACCAGCAGCGCATGAACGACGTCAACCACGCGAACGAAAAGCTCGTCCTCACCCACGTGGGACTCGACGTCGGCGAAGACGGCATGACGCATCAGTGCATCGATTACGTTTCGCTGATGTCGAACTTCTTCAACTGGAAGCTGGTTGTCCCCGCCGACCCGAATCAGACGGACCGCGCGACGCGCTGGGCGCTGAAAACGCCGGGAAACATCTGCCTGGCGATGGGGCGCAGCAAGCTGCCGACGCTCTGCGCGAACGGCAAGCCGCTGCTGGCACGCGATTTCACGTACGGCGAAGCCGTCAAGGTCCGCGAGGGCAAAGACGCCGCCATCCTGGCGCTGGGAGCGATGGCCGGGCGCGCCGTTCAGGCCGCGGGGCTGCTTGCCGAGAAAGGCGTCGAAACGTCGGTGTACGCCGTCTCCTGTCCGCTGGAGATCGACGAGAGCGCGCTGACCGAGGCGTTCCAGACCGGAACCGTCCTCACAGTGGAGGACCACAACGTCAACAGCGGCATGGGCAGTCTCTGGCTGGCCCGCGCCGAAGAGCTTGGCCTGCGCGCCGCCGCGCGCCGTTTGGGGGTGCATCGCTACGGCGATTCCGGCCCAAGCGAAGAAGTGTACGCCGCCATGGGGCTTTCTGCGGACGCCATCGCAGCGGCTCTTGAAG is part of the Pyramidobacter porci genome and encodes:
- a CDS encoding transketolase, which codes for MNSFQWKKLPPAEERQLDKAAQVCKGLAVAMVARANSGHPAGALSSMKMYMAAYGAANVTPQNCDSLDRDFVVISHGHTSAAAYATLAYYGFVDAFDAVNEFRRTGSRFQGHVERMVPGVDWGSGCLGQGLSAGAGFALAQKARGYDGRVYVLMGDGEQPKGQIAEARRLIAARKLTNVTALIDVNDIQISGRCGDVMPAHIKELWEADGWQTILCDGDSFAALYAALKTARAAGRPVAVLCRTTMGKGVSFMEDKPDYHGKAASGDLYRQAMKELGQPDLVALAAEHKKAKFSAARALEPLGAALDLGAPKVYGPADTTDNRSAFGSALAEVGQLNYKKAGRTPVLVFDCDLAGSVKTGEFAKKCPDSFIQCGIQENNTATAAGAASAGGVVSVWADFGVFGLAEAYNQQRMNDVNHANEKLVLTHVGLDVGEDGMTHQCIDYVSLMSNFFNWKLVVPADPNQTDRATRWALKTPGNICLAMGRSKLPTLCANGKPLLARDFTYGEAVKVREGKDAAILALGAMAGRAVQAAGLLAEKGVETSVYAVSCPLEIDESALTEAFQTGTVLTVEDHNVNSGMGSLWLARAEELGLRAAARRLGVHRYGDSGPSEEVYAAMGLSADAIAAALEDLKKVAR